The genome window CAGTAAACAGTTTCTTATTCCACATCGCAGTGCAACCAGGCCCGACAACAAATCGCCCTTTCTTTGAACGCCGAATCCATTGATTCGGCCCTCCTGCCACTACATGATCTTCTTTAAATGTTCGTGGCTTCCAGTTTCCTGAATCCTGGAATGTGCCGGAAAATTCATGATACATCCCAAAGACTCCGCCCAGCTCGCCATTTCTGAAAATGATCTCCATGGATCTATTCACGCGCTCCGGAACTGAAACATCATCCCCGCCGGCCAAAACCAGATAATCACCCTTCGCCATGGCCGCCACACGGTCCACATGCGCGCCGAGTCCCAAATTCTTTTGGTTTCTGTTTAAAATAATTTTATGAGGACCTTTATACCCCTCGACCACGTCGCACATCATCGCAAATGTCTTATCGGCAGAGCAATCATCAGAAAGAATAATCTCCAGCGGCTGATACGTCTGCGCCAATGCAGCCTCAACCGCCTCCTTCACAAATCGCTCTTGATTGTAAGCAA of Tichowtungia aerotolerans contains these proteins:
- a CDS encoding glycosyltransferase; this translates as MDNFNIERPLVSFVVLAYNQERFVKEAVEAALAQTYQPLEIILSDDCSADKTFAMMCDVVEGYKGPHKIILNRNQKNLGLGAHVDRVAAMAKGDYLVLAGGDDVSVPERVNRSMEIIFRNGELGGVFGMYHEFSGTFQDSGNWKPRTFKEDHVVAGGPNQWIRRSKKGRFVVGPGCTAMWNKKLFTDFPPIPEGVMVEDIILGYRALISGMGVGAVSSGMVYYRVHGSNICAGVDRPIFAQRSLFAKAVLVRDVLYLKKKSPELYSEHDWNRILFTAKTMLYRAVVLSRTEHLGKFITRLLLLLGLKSAVSEDAPK